The sequence CACGCGGACACGCTCCAGGGCTCATAAGCTCATAAGCTGCTGCGTTGCCAAGCCCGAGGCGgtcagcccccagccccttccccaccacctcccccacgAGCAGCCAAAGGGGTCTCTGGGGCCCCGCTCCAGCTCCTGCCACCGCCCCGGGGCCCGCTCACAGGTACTCCCGCTGCTCTCGGTGTAGGTGGTCCCGGCTCTCCAGGCTGCGCTCCAGGAGCTCCCGGTTCTCCCGGCTCAGCGCCTGCACCTCGGCCAGCAGCTGCCGGTTCTCCTCTTCCTGGGCGCTCCGAAGCTCGGTCAACAGCTGGGGCGGCGGGGCAGGTGGGGGATTTAACGGGGCTCAGGGTGGCTaccttccaccccctcccctcgccccctctccagccccccccccagccagcgcgccccccgcccagccccagccccacccccgggcccatccctccccatccctccccacaccTCGCACTGCGTGGTCAGCCGGCAGGCGCTCAGGTCCAGCTGCTGGTTGGACTCCCGCAGTCGCTGACTCTGCACCTCCAGCTGTGCTCGCTCCAGTTCCAGCCGCGCCAGCCGGCTCCGCAGCTCCCCGCGTTCACCCTGCAGCTCGCCTCGCTCCCGGGACACCTCCGCCAGCAGCATCTGAGCCCTGCCGAGTCGGGAGGAGATGCTCTCCAAGGGGGCCCTCGACCCCCTGCCAGGCCCCGCCTAAGGGCCCCGAGAAGCCATGCTGGGGACAGGAGGCAACGCAGGCCCCCACGCGGACGGTGACGAACTTGCCACCCGCCGGCTTCCCAGAGGGGCGCGCCGAGAACCGGCCTGGCTGGGCGGGCGCTGGTACCTGTCGTGCTCACTCTGCAGCCTCCGCAGCTCCTCCTCCAGGCCCCGCTGCCGATGCCCGTCCTGCATCAGGCGTTCTCGCTCTGCCAGCAGGGCCACCTCCTGCGCCTCCACGTTGGCCCTCTGGGCCTGCAGCTGCTCGTGCCTGGGATGCACAGGGACTAAGAGGGCTGCAGGGGCCTGGGGCCGGGGCGAGTGGGCGGCTGGACTACCTGGACCCCCGGGGTCTGCCATCTCCTAAGCACAGGCCTCTAAACAAAGCCCTGGGGCAGAATGCCACGCGAGGTGCCCCCCACTCCCGACGATGAATGAGCCTCAGGGCGAGAGCTCGCCCCGGAGCTCAGCCACGTGCCAGGGCACGGCAGCAGAGGTGAGGGTGTTGGGGGGGCGGGCGGTGCTTCCCCGCTGGGGTCAGACCGGCGGAGGGAGTCTGCTTCGGGCGGGCAGGGGGTGCTGGGGAGAGAAGCTGGGTGTTTGGGGGAGGCTCACCGGCCCTGCAGCTCCCGGTGGGCCAGCTCCAGCGCCCGCATGTTAGCCTTGAGGTCGCGGTGCCGGGCCAGCAGTCCCTCTAGCTCGGCCTCCTGTCGCCGCTGCAGCTGAGCCAGGGCCTCGTGGTCCCGAAGCAAAGCCTGCTGCTGCCCCCGGGTCTCCTCGTGGGACTGCCGCGCCGCCCGCACCTCCTCCTCCAGCACCCCCAGCTTCCTATGCAGCTCCTGGCCCTGCCTCTCCAGTATAGACTTTTCAGCCTAGGACAGAGGAGGCAGCGGGGACCGCAGGGGTGCGGTCCCAGGCCAGAAAGGGGGGtaagagacgggggtgggggcgggggcggggaccAAAAGgcaaggggcagggcagaggataCGGCGAGAACTGTGGACAAGGCAGAGGGCTGgagtgggggcagcagggagcagagagcagaggcagaggtgaatgggcaaggagaggggagggtgctGGCGTCAGGCCGTGGAGGGCGGGGCAAGAGGCACAAGGCAGGGATGCGAcccatggggcaggggcaggggcagggagggcagtaGGGACTAATGGCTGGCTGTTGAGAGGAACGCAGCCAAGCCAAATGGCATGGATGTGAGGGCCAGAGGCAGGCGGGAGGGGGTAGGAGCCAGGGAAGAAGCAtcaaggggaaggagaaggacgGGGGAAGAGGGGTACAGACTGGGGCGGCTGCGGTCGGAGGGTAGAGATAGCTGTGacgagagagcaggcagggggagCCGGCAGGGAGCTTAGGCAGGGAAAAGGGCAGGAAAAAATAGGAAGGGGGCAGGCGGCCGTGGTTAAGTGGGCACGAggcagagcaggggacaggccCCTGGGGCTGTCACCCACCTGCAGGCGGCTGCTGTGCTCCTGGGCCCGCTGACTCTGCAGGAGGAGCTCCTGGGCCCGGCCCTGCAGGTTGCCCAGCTGCCCCTCCAGGTGCTGGAGCTGCCCCTGCAAAGCCACCTTCTCGGCCACCAGCGTTGCATTCTGccgggaaaggggtggggggggtcagtGGGGGCCAGGCCACAGGGGCCGCCCCTCCGCATGCCCACCACACAGCAGTCGACACTCACGCTGCGTTCCATCTCGATGAGCCGCCCACTCTGGGCCCCCGGGATCCTCAGCCCATCGTGCCCCTCTGGCCCCCGTCCCACGGAGCCCTGGCGCAGCTGGAAGGACAGGCCCTGGGAGGTcatgcgggggggcgggggggcgtggAGGGGACCCTCACGCCCTCGGCAGCACTTGACACGGCCCCTGGCCCGCCGCCACCAGGTCCCGCAGTCCCACGCTCCTGGCTCCCGCAGGTGCATGGGTCACTCTCCTTGTCGCTCCGTTCTGCAGCAGAGCCCAGCCTCTGCCCGGCTGCTTCTCCTGCCCAGAACACCCTTCCCACCCCTGCTCTTCCTCTGGGCCCCGCGGTCAATGCCACTTTGCCCCAACCAACCCTCTGTGTACCCACCAGGTGGCCTGCCGGGTGCCCACTGTCCCTCGGCACCCTGTGTCAAGGTGGCCTGTTTCCTCGCCCGGTGTGGGGACCCCACCACACCCCTGAGCTGAGCCCTGAGCTGAGCGCCTATGCAAGCAGGGGCCTCAGAAACAATGGCCGACCTAGAGCGACGACAGGGACTGAGCTCACTAGGAAGTGAGAGAGACTCAGAGCAGACCGCTGCTGGGTGCCATCCATTTGAGGAATGGGGAAATCGAGGCCCCCCCAGAGGATCACGTGGCCTGGGCAGAGTCAGCCTGACTCCCAGCACAGTGCTCTCCCCAGTAGGCCCCAGTTGGGCCTCAAGGCAAGGGAGTGGCCAAGACTCAAGGGGCGAGACCAGAGGGGCGGCAGGGACGGGAGCCCGGGGCGGAGCCTCACCTGGACCAGCTCCTGTTCCAGCTGCAGGGCCCTCATCTTGAGTTCCCTCAGCGCCTCCTCCTTGCTCGTGGCCGCCGCCTGCAGCTCAGCCTCCAGCCGCTGCTCCAGGCCCTGGTACCTGCCGGGAAGAAGCCTTGGCACCCACCCTTCCCCGAGCCCTGcccgcccctctctgccccctgggCGATGACCCCACCTCTGTTGCTGGATCTCCTGTTCCCGCAGAAATGCCTGTCGCTCCAGACCCGCCTGTTCGAGCTCACTCTGCAGGTGTTCCAGCCGggcccccagctcctggcccctCAACCAGGCCTTCTCTAGCTCCTGAGGGCGGGTGCGGCAGAGCCAAGGTCAGGCCACCATCCCCGTCccggatggggggtgggggtgcagaggaggCCTCGATCCTAGGCCTCCTAGGTCTGGAGACCTAGCTTTCTACCCTTCCTCTGTCACCCTGTGCAAATGTCGGTTTTGGTTTTTAGGCTCTCaaggccctgagatcaagagtccctgctctaccgactaagccggccaggcgccccgcCCCGGGCAAACATCTTTAACCCTTTGGGCctctacccccgcccccccatctataaaatgggagcaaGGCCTGGCTGCCTTGCAGAGAGGGACTATGGAAGAGCTGGGGACTGTAAGCCTGGCAGTGGGTGAGGGAGGCCTCTGATCCGGGAGTTAGAGACACTCGCGGTCAAGCATCTTTACCTCCCTGAGCCCCTGGCTCCTCATGCGCCCAGGAGCAGCTAGATGTGCCCTACGTGATGAGGCCAGGCTGGCCATGTGAGGGCAAGAGGGGCTTGAAAGAGGCAGATCTGAAGAGCGCCCTCAGCCACACGGAGATGGCTGCAAGGATAGGGATGTGGCCAACATCAGGCCCAACcacagtgggggctgggggggcggggtggggagagccACCGCAGGCCccgccaggccaggccaggccaggcgtCCTGTGGCGGTTGGGCCGCACCATTGTGGAAGGGGGCAGGAGGCCCACTCTGGCCTGTGGGCCTGGGAGGGCGATGGGCCAAACCATtctaggaggtgggggaggggctgtcagGATGAAACCACAAGGAAGAACCAACTCCGACCAGACCAGCAGCCTACCATACCCTTGCTCTGGAAACCAAGTCTACGGCCTTTGCTCTGATCTTCTAGGCTTTGCAGCCCCACCCagtctccaccccccccacccccggggttGGCTGGAAAACTACAAGTCCCATGAGGCCCTGCTGCCAGTtgcctcaccgcccccccccccaccccaacaccacCATTACAGCCCAAGGGCTAAGGGTAAGAATAACAGTGACACAGATTAAAAGAGGCTTGAACCTCTGGCCCCTCCAGGCCCCGGCCACAGCCCTCAGTGCCCCGACCTCTCTACCCAGCCCGCCTGGACAAGCCCTTTGGCCCCTGGTTCCCTGGCTAGCCACCTCCTCCTACACCACACCCAGTTAGCACCAGGAAATCTCACAACATTCCCCTGTGTCCTCAGGCCCTTCTAGCCCcgccagccctcccctcccctgcactgcCCACCTGCCTACATTCACTCCAGagctgcccccagccctccacGTTCATTATCTAACAGGATCCTGTAAGGCGTGACATTTTGACTCCGTCTTATAGGTGAGGAAGCCGAGGGTCGGGGCAAGCAACTCGCCCCTAACCACACAGCTGGTAGGCGGGGGATCTGGGCTCTAAGCCAGGTCGGCCTGAGAGCATCTCTCGGTCACGTCCTACAGAGTGGACCCCGCAGACAGCTTCTCGGCCTTGCCTTCTCACCCACGCCCCCGTTCTCACATTCCCCCGGGGCCTGCCCTGCGCAACGCCTAGCCCTGGGCGCGCCCCACAGTGTGTTCCCCACTCTTCTCCTTCAGAGGGGTCTCCTGGCAAATCACTCCTTCTCTGAATCCCAGCAACCTCTGTACAACAGGGATGAACCCGGACACTGTGCTCAGCTGGAAGATTCGATTCCTCGTCCGCAGCCCACCCTCCCCCGTGGCACGGGCCCCCGCTGGCCCGAACACCCTTCTCAATTGCCTCCTAGCCTCCCCCGCTTCCCCTGAGGGGCCTCTCAACATGAGTACCCGACTACTCGGCTCGCCCTCAACCCTCCACCGGGTTTCAAGGTCACTGGCCTCCTGTAAAGGTCATGGAGGTCATCTCCTTCACAAGCACAGCCGCAACTCGCAACTCGTTCCTTAGCTtgaaaggaagacagaggccCTGCACAGCAGGAACCCGGCTTAGTGAATTCTCTGCCTAGGTTCCTTCCACTTCCCACCTCACACCCCACCCCTATACGGTCACGCCTGCGCCTCCTCCTGGCTCActgtcattctctctcctcctccaggaagccttccggGACATGCCGCGGCCTAAGTCCAGTGTGCTTCCTGGACTCCCACAGCTCCCTGCACAGTCCCATCGCCACCCTAGACTATgaaagcccctcccccccaaccagTATGGGCACACTGGCTGCCTGGTACAGCATCTAGTGGCAAGGTCCCGTCAACACGCTTGAGCACACAAAGGAAGGCGTTTCcaggttttctctctcctccatgcCCCGTCCCAGCCCCAGCCGGCCTCACCTGCCACCAGGACCACCGGCACCACCTCCTGAGGGCCCGAGGGAACACCAAAGGGACACACCAAGGGGACCCTCCCCAAACCCAACCTCACAAAGGCTTGTCCACACGCCTTGGGTGGCTTTCCCTGCCCGGGGCCAGAGTACTGACGCCCACAAGGCTGGCCCAGCACGCCTCTCTGgccctgctcccccacctcccaggccccTCAGCATCATTAATGCCTTCAGGTctctgcacatgctgttccctctacaTGAAATGCCCTTCCCACCTGGTGGAACCTTGACCATTCCTCAGAACCTTCCCCaaagcctccctgcccccaccccggcaCCCTCTCCCACGGACTCCTGCCCACTTTGCTCTTAATAATGACCATGTCTTGTGCCTTTGTTAAGCAGGAACTAGGCTCGGCACACCGTGATCTCCCTTGATCTTCAAAAGACCCACTGAGACGGCTATGCAGAGCCGCCCCCCTGTTTTACGGAGGAGGAATAGGGCCAAGGGGAGTCAGCTGCCACAGTCAGAGAGCCAGGATTTGCACCCAGGCGGTAGGGCTCTGTACCCATACTCTCATCCCCTGCTACAGCCCACCCCTCCAGAGGGAGGGGACATCCGTCCTGTGACCCAGGTCAAGCGCACCTTTGGAAGGCAGAGGTGGGCTTTTACCTTTCGGTCTCCAGCCCCGGCCAGGTGCTGGGGCACTCAGTGGCTACCGATGGGATTGATCACCCAAACCCCAGCAAGTGACTCAGGCCCCCATTTCCCATCCCAGGCCGCGAGCCCCAACATACCTCCTTGAgggcctgcctctccctctcgGCCTCCTGCAGGCGCTGACGGCCCTCGCTCTCCAGCACTTGCAGCCGCTCCTCGGCGGCCTCGGCCCGGGCCCTCAGTCTGGGCCCCTCGCGCTCCCACTGCCTCCGCTCTCGGCCCGATGTCGCCAGGGCCTCTGCCAGCGCCTCCCGTTCACGCGCCGCAGCCTCCAGCTCCCGGCCGGCTGCCTCCACTGCCTCCCGCAGCCGAGCCTGCTCCCCAGCCCGGGCCTCCACTTCCCGCTGGGCCTCGGCCTCTGCCTTCCGCGCCTGAGCCAGCTCCTCGGAGAGCCGGGCGGCCTCCGTGCCTCGGGCCTCCAGCCGCCGGGCCTGGGCCTCTAGCTCCGCTCCCAGTGCCTCGGCCTCCCTCTTCAGCTGGGCCACCTCCTCCCTCAGGGCCTCCTGCTCCGGGACACCACCAGCCAGGATCTCCCCTGGGATCGGCCCCTCCCAGGTCTGGGCCTCCGAAGCCCCTTCCGACTTCTGCTGTGGATTTTGCTGGGCTGGGTCCCCAACCAACCCCTCCAGCTTCTGTGCATGTTCCCtgccctctgtctgccccttgaGTAGGTCCAGCCCTTGGCCTGGGGTCTCCTGCTCCTCCATTTGAGCACAGAGGCTAAGCTCCGAGGCTGCAGGCTTGCTCGCAGAGCCCTCCTGTCTCCGCACCTGGGCTTCGGGCCCTGACTCTCCAGTGTCTCCTCCCGACAGCTCAGCCTGAATTTCAGTCTCTGGATCTTGAGATGGGACCGCGGAGGTGGGAGTCTGGAGAAGGGCTCCATGGCCAGCCTTCTCCAGGGACTCCTGTGCTGCTACAACAGAACCTGATTCCTGGAGGGTCAAGTCTGAGGTCTGAGGGGTCATGGCAGCCGTCTGGAGGGGCCTCTCTATCACCTGTGGGCCTGAGTCAGATGCCTGGGGACGCACAGGTAATCTCGCAAGGGCCGAGTCTGACACGGGGGAAGCCAGGTCCAAGGCCTGGGTGCCTCCATCCCCCACCTGGCCAGCCAAACCCTGGGTGCCACGGTCTGAGGTCAGGCAAGTCTGGGGAGCCACATCCAGCTCTGGAACCAAGGAGTCCTCGCTCTGCTCCTCCAGCAGGGGGTGCTGAGGGCACATGAGAGGACCCGTCAAGCCCagaggaggaggcaaggaaggaccTGTTGGCCGGTTGGGGGAGGGGACTCACCTGGCCTCCAGGCTGCCCCTGTAGCACCTGTAGCAAGCCCCGAAGCTCCTGGTTCTCCCTCTCTAGGGTCCGCAGCCGCCgggcctctgcctctctcacttcATCATGAAGTGAAGGAGCTGCTCCGGGCGGGGGTGCTGGGACATGGGCGATGCGGTCAGGGCCCCTCTGTACCCTCTGCTGGGATCCCCGGCTCTTCACATCCACCCCTACACACCCCCCCCAACACCTTGGGGAAAGGATGAAATCAGCAGCCAGCCCCACTAGAGTTGCAGGAAACCACAGGCAGCCCCCCTACCCCCGCTGTCCCCAGCCCCTCTTCTGGGGCCTTACTCACCCTCCCCAGGAGAGCCCAGgggtggctccaggctccgctgaagctccagctccagctccacaTTCTCCTCGGCCAGCTGGTCCACCTGATGCCGCACAGAGTCCAGCTCCTGGGGGAAGGACAGGGTCAGACCAGCCCTCCTCACCATGGCCGGGCCAAGAGTGTGGGCTAGATCACCAGGGGAAAAAAGGAGTAGGGGGTCACAGGGAGCACTGGAGAACCCTGGGGGGCCATTGGGGTTACCAGGGGTCACAGATGACAAGAGTGACTGGGGGTCCCTGGGGCAGTCTCACCGCGCGGGCCTCGCCCAAACGAGTCCGCAGCAACAGGTTCTCACGCTGGGTCTCATGCAGCCGAGCGCAACGCTCTTGAGCGGCCTCCAGCTGCTCCTCCAGTAGCGCCTTCGAGGCTTCCAGAGCCCCCGAGAGCACCCGTTCCTCCTGGTGGGAGAGCAGAGACAACCTGTGGTGTGAGGCTGCCCCCAAGCACTCCAGGCCCCACCTCTCccttccatctgcccctccctctccaagGTCTTTCCAGGGACCACTTCCCTAGCACCTGGCCCCGCCCCTTCTGTGTAAGCCCCGCCCCTTCTCTCCCAGACCCTCCTCCCAAGGTGGCGTCCTTCTAGGATCCACAGCGAGGGGCTCACTCCAGACAGCTCTTCCCCTACACTCATCCTCTCCAGGACCTACCCCTACCTACCgtccccacctctcccttccctctgccccatcctccAGAGGGCTTTGCCCCAGACACCACCTCACCCATTTCTCCTGGCGGTGACTGCTCGGTCCCCAAGACCAAGCCCTCCCTTCTCCAGGCCAGCCCCCAATtcgctccccccctcccctccccggcccaCCCCGTCCCCTGTGGGCCCCGCCTCCCGCCTCACCTCCAGCTGGCTTTTGCAGGCCTCGGCCGCCTGCAGCCGCTCGCGGCAGCGTCGCAGCTCCTCCTGCAGGCGGGGCAGGCGGCCGGCGCGCTCCCGCAGTGCCTCTACCTCCTCGCGGTACAACTCGGCCCGCTTGGCCTGTCCCGACAGCGCCTGGGCCTGAGCCAGACGGTGCGGAGCTGGGGACGGCCAGCCGCGGGCCCGAGGGATCAGGGAGGGGGAGGACCCCGGCTGGCGGCAggcagtggggcagagggggtgtGGGGACAGGGCCGGGGAATGCGGCAGCGGCGGGGAGCATCTGAGCGCACCTCCTGGCGGAGCCTTCGGATTTCGGCCTCCAAGCCCTGCACCTCCGCCTGGGAGTCTAGCAGCAGCTCGGCCTTCTCCTccctggagagaagagaagggacgCTGGAGGGGCGGGGTAACCCGGAACCCCCAGGCCTGATCCCACCCATCAGCATCCGCGCCTaacctgcccctctccctccaggtCCGCCTCCCAGCCTGGGGCACTCACAGCTCCTGCCGCAGGCGCCGCAGCTGGGCCTTGGTGTTGGCCAGCTGCAGGGCCAGGTGGTGTGAGGGACCCTCTGGGGGAGTCCTAGCAGGAGCCTCCGGCAGCAAGGGGGCCGGCTGTCTCTCCAGCAACATGTCGGCCAGTCGCTGTGCAAAGTCAAGGGTCGGGAGCCAGAAATAACCCACCCCAtgcgccctcccccaccccccgtcccccAGTCTGGCTCTTGCAGCTCTGCTGGTCCAAGACCCCCCATGCGAACCCCACATCCGGCCCCAACCCCCAGTTCCTCCCACATCTGGGTCCCCAGGGTCCTCCCAGCCCTCCACCTGGGCGGTGCCATGCCCCCTACCTGGGCCCCCACGTCGCGCTCCCGCGCCAGCCTTAACAAGGTCCCCATCAGGCTCTGGAACAGCATCTCCAGCTCCTGAGGCTCCAGCTCCCCAGGCTCTCGCCCAGCCAGTGCCAGCACCACGCCTGCCCCAGGCTGGGTCACCTGGACCAGGTAGAGAGAGCAGTTCAGCAGaggaagtggaggggcagagtgCCCTCCGGTGGCAGGGCCAGTCCCAGGCTGTGGACCGGCCCTAGTACCTCCTGGATAGCAGCAGCCAAGTCACTCTGGACCTCGAGGCTGAGGCCCTGGATGTGTCGGATGAAGAGTTCCCGGTGCTCGCACTGCAGGCAGACAGAGTGGAAATGCTGGCATCAGGTGTCTCTCCCACCTCTGCGGCCAAAGCTgaaccctcccttcccctcccctccccccgctcacctGCACTGACGCCCCCAGCAACAGCCGAAGGATGCCTTCCAACTCCTCCACTGCCTCCTCTGCTGGGCACAAGCCACAAAAAgttaggggtggagggagggggtagaggcaggaaggggtggtgggagagagcACCTGAGAAGGGGTCAAAAGCCAACGTCTGGAGGTCTGGGGGTGGTGACAGGACCAGCAGCTGCAGCTcctcctgggggcagaggggacaggaggtGGGAGACGGGCCTTCCCACGGGTCTGAggctcagcctcccctccccagcccctcacctggTAGAAGTCCCTCAGGCGGCCCCACAGGTGGTTCAGGTTCCGCACTCGCCAGGCTGCGGGACCATCAGGGCCCCTGACCGTCTGAGGTCCTCCTCGGGAACTGGGAACTCTGTGGGCACAGGGAGCCGGGTGGGAGGGGCAATCAGGGACCCACCTGCCCCAAGCAAGCCCCACCCACCAGCCCTCAAGCTCCTCCCAGCAGCCTGTGGAGGGAGGGGCCACCTCAGACCCCCGGGCTGGCGGGCTGCTTCTTACACGAGGCCCAGCACGCGGAGCAGCAGGGCCCCATCGATGAGATGCAGGAATCTCTTCTCCGGGCCAAGgggcccctctccttcctcctcctcttcctcctccggcTCCTCCGCCTCTCCCACTAGGCCGGCCAGTCCCAGCGCCTGTGGGGGAGTGGAGACGGGTCGGCCGGCCCGGTTAGGAACTCCCCTACCAGCAGAGTGACTCCCCAGCCCCTCTGACCTGCCCCCTGAGCGCCCCAGCCCCTCTGACCTGCCCCCTGAGCGCGTgcagcctcctcctctcctttgccCTGAAGGCCTCCGGCCCCAGGGTCCGGACCCCTTTTCCTGCCCGAAGCCTACCTGGACTTCTCCAGCCCCACATTTGAGCCCACCCCTGCCCTCGGAGCTCCGACTCTACCGGACCCTCCCCCAAACCCGGCActggcccctcccccgctctcacttcccctccccacacccctcccacctgccccctcacCCAGGTGGCCAGGCTCCCACTCAGGAAGTCTCTGAGTCTGGGCCCCTTGCCCCCATCCATGACAGGGCCACGGTGTTGGTCCCGCTGTGGCAGCTACACCTGCcccaagaggaagaggaagtccCCCGGTCGGGGATCCCGGCCCGGCCACAGACACCCTGTGCAGCTTCCTCCTTCCGGGTGCACGCGGGCCTGTGCGCCCCCACAGTCCTGCCTCGGCCCCCACCTCACCACCCCAGGTCCTCCCAGCATCTCCGCAGGGCCGGCCCAGGGGTTAGCAGGGGAAGGTGGGGTCAGGGCCGCGCAGAGGTAAGGCCCCCAGCTCTCCGGGCCCAAGGAACAATGGCCGGAGAGCCCTCCGCCTCTCTGGAAACTTGAAACCAGAGAAGGGGACCTCCACCTTGCATCTCCCAGGGCCTCTGGGAAGCCAGTGGCAGATGCTACCGCCCCAGTAAGTCTCCTCTGCACCCCAGCCAGAAGCGAGAACCCCTCCTctgaccccaccctcccccattctctgtgCACCCTGCACTGAGCCAGGACCCTGGGCCATGGCTCTGCGACCCgacgggcctcagtttccctgctgtAAAAGAAATGGCTTGGACTCCGGCCTCTGGGGGACTGGGGGAAGACGCGTACAGCCGAGGCTAGCAGCAAATGTCTCAGACAGACATTTGTCCGGGAGGacaccccagctccctcactGCTCACTACGGAGCCTCCAGATTCATTCTGTCATTCACCGGCTCGGAGCCGGACAGTGCCCGGTGCTGCCATGGTGCAAAAGCCACATAGTCCCCACACCCGTGGGCCTCCCAGTACACTGGGGAGGCGGCCGCCCCCCCAAAATCACACACGTGCTCAAAATGTAGCATTGCAGCCATCCTATGTGCGTAGACAGCGAAGAGACAGATTTCCTGGGAGGGCCAGGCAAGGCATCCCAGAGGGGGCTCCTCGAGGAAGCCGAgatagggtgggggtgggggggctgggttAATTAGACAAagtggggaggcggggagagagcagagacagaatgTGCAAGGGCTCTGCGGCAGCTAGAAGCCCGGCCAGCGCAAAGTTCAGGAATTATTCATGTGCCATTGATCCCAAGACACTTGATTGCTCACGTTTAAGTCTCGGAAGTCAGGTTACCTCATAGAGTGGCTTTCTGGCTGGCTGCAGTCCTCACGTAGCTGTCACTGCCTGCATGTGCCCACACTTCAGAAGCATCACACCCTGCAGAAAGGGAGTCAGCAGCTTGGAAGAAATCCCCGGAGGCAAGAGCTGAGCACTCCTGGAACCCCAGGATTCAAACGGTGGGAGCCCCCAGGGAGGAGAATTAGGCTTGTCACTAACACTCCCAAAGCAGAAGTCATTGCAGAGCTGGGCTAAGAGCCGCCTCCTACGGCTGTTGGTTTTCTGGTTGTCGTACGGATCGTGGAGGGGGCTGCCGCTCTCTCGCCGGCACTCTCGatggctccctggaggaggtggcagcGAAACATACAGGCATCACGCCTCTATCGATCGGACTCTAAATGTGAAGGAGTTTTCCGAACCCCATAAacaatttattttgcttctattttcccTTTTACGTGTGTGCCTCAGACTTATGATGAGAGCCTATGTCTAAGTCAAAAAGAGCTCCTTCGGGAAGCATGAAATAAAGGCTCTCGTGATGAAAGAGACTCGGGACGTAGTAAACTGGCAGCGTTCTTTTTTCCCTCGGTGGCATCTTTTACAATTGATGACATCTTAGAGTTGATGAAAGATGGGGCGATAAAAACAACCTTGACAAGCACAGGTTTGCCACGAGCCAGTCATGGGTACGAGTACTTTACGCTCGTTGACTGCTCTGTATTGAACTCGTACGTAAAATGAGGACCAaggcggggcgcccgggtggctcagtcggttga is a genomic window of Acinonyx jubatus isolate Ajub_Pintada_27869175 chromosome D1, VMU_Ajub_asm_v1.0, whole genome shotgun sequence containing:
- the CCDC88B gene encoding coiled-coil domain-containing protein 88B isoform X1; the protein is MDGGKGPRLRDFLSGSLATWALGLAGLVGEAEEPEEEEEEEGEGPLGPEKRFLHLIDGALLLRVLGLVVPSSRGGPQTVRGPDGPAAWRVRNLNHLWGRLRDFYQEELQLLVLSPPPDLQTLAFDPFSEEAVEELEGILRLLLGASVQCEHRELFIRHIQGLSLEVQSDLAAAIQEVTQPGAGVVLALAGREPGELEPQELEMLFQSLMGTLLRLARERDVGAQRLADMLLERQPAPLLPEAPARTPPEGPSHHLALQLANTKAQLRRLRQELEEKAELLLDSQAEVQGLEAEIRRLRQEAQALSGQAKRAELYREEVEALRERAGRLPRLQEELRRCRERLQAAEACKSQLEEERVLSGALEASKALLEEQLEAAQERCARLHETQRENLLLRTRLGEARAELDSVRHQVDQLAEENVELELELQRSLEPPLGSPGEAPPPGAAPSLHDEVREAEARRLRTLERENQELRGLLQVLQGQPGGQHPLLEEQSEDSLVPELDVAPQTCLTSDRGTQGLAGQVGDGGTQALDLASPVSDSALARLPVRPQASDSGPQVIERPLQTAAMTPQTSDLTLQESGSVVAAQESLEKAGHGALLQTPTSAVPSQDPETEIQAELSGGDTGESGPEAQVRRQEGSASKPAASELSLCAQMEEQETPGQGLDLLKGQTEGREHAQKLEGLVGDPAQQNPQQKSEGASEAQTWEGPIPGEILAGGVPEQEALREEVAQLKREAEALGAELEAQARRLEARGTEAARLSEELAQARKAEAEAQREVEARAGEQARLREAVEAAGRELEAAAREREALAEALATSGRERRQWEREGPRLRARAEAAEERLQVLESEGRQRLQEAERERQALKEELEKAWLRGQELGARLEHLQSELEQAGLERQAFLREQEIQQQRYQGLEQRLEAELQAAATSKEEALRELKMRALQLEQELVQLRQGSVGRGPEGHDGLRIPGAQSGRLIEMERSNATLVAEKVALQGQLQHLEGQLGNLQGRAQELLLQSQRAQEHSSRLQAEKSILERQGQELHRKLGVLEEEVRAARQSHEETRGQQQALLRDHEALAQLQRRQEAELEGLLARHRDLKANMRALELAHRELQGRHEQLQAQRANVEAQEVALLAERERLMQDGHRQRGLEEELRRLQSEHDRAQMLLAEVSRERGELQGERGELRSRLARLELERAQLEVQSQRLRESNQQLDLSACRLTTQCELLTELRSAQEEENRQLLAEVQALSRENRELLERSLESRDHLHREQREYLDQLNALRREKQKLVEKIMDQYRVLEPGPLPRIKKGSWLADKGPFHRRPCAEPRAPSACGTRPWQGGSGGNSAHGSPWGEALNHSAPGTLPGSVSDSDSAGQAPWGHPVPMAKDLAWDGMAPLRPCQNTKQMSTERASRCRSQRNALSHPPSASDTAGTGGLRVQPSYRWSPRGGPRQPQNSGIRATWSQPGSSEARIGAPRWGWDKPVDRGDGWSPRAAPSRGPGSATRPSLRRPSPGDLPDEGDRQEWPREPPARSRRGAKDHSPRTVAWADL